The following coding sequences lie in one Rhinolophus ferrumequinum isolate MPI-CBG mRhiFer1 chromosome 16, mRhiFer1_v1.p, whole genome shotgun sequence genomic window:
- the INPP5F gene encoding phosphatidylinositide phosphatase SAC2 isoform X4, whose translation MKMCRDVIVMAWLKQQFSECTLIDATHRDVDVLLLLSNSAYYVAYYDDEVDKVNQYQRLSLENLEKIEIGPEPTLFGKPKFSCMRLHYRYREASGYFHTLRAVMRNPEEDGKDTLQCIAEMLQITKQAMGLDVSIIEKKLERKSSKPHEDIIGIRSQNQGSLAQGKNFLMSKFSSLNQKVRQTKSNVNIGNLRKLGNFTKPEMKVNFLKPNLKVNLWKSDSSLETMENAGVMDNKVQAESDGEMSSDNDSYHSDEFLTNSKSDEDRQLANSLENVGPIDYVLPSCGIIASAPRRGSRSQSISSTDMSIHAPSEIIVAHGSEFGKGYESPLKKSPSADNIHILTGIAKPVDMYCHRFVQDAQDKRTQLSETRSACQQVSEEGNQMTDQASNEETQSESMEQIPSRPSQLDVSSSAAGPQFLSVEPVVSQKTPDSGSSMLELETGLHVTPSPSDSSSSRAVSPFAKIRSSMVQVASITQAGLTQGINFAVAKVQKSPAEPEMVNEVQQNELKNMFTQCQTRIIQI comes from the exons atgaaaatgtgTCGTGATGTAATTGTTATGGCTTGGCTCAAGCAACAATTTTCGGAGTGCAC CCTCATTGATGCTACTCACAGAGATGTGGATGTGCTGTTACTGCTTTCTAACTCTGCCTACTACGTGGCCTA tTATGATGATGAAGTTGATAAAGTAAACCAGTATCAACGACTAAGTCTAGAAAAcctggaaaaaatagaaatag GTCCTGAACCCACCCTTTTTGGTAAGCCAAAATTCTCCTGTATGCGATTGCACTACAGATACAGAGAAGCAAGTGGTTATTTCCACACACTGAGAGCTGTAATGCGCAATCCAGAAGAGGATGGAAAAG ATACCCTTCAGTGCATTGCAGAGATGCTGCAAATCACCAAGCAAGCCATGGGATTAGATGTGTCTATAATCGAGAAAAAACTTGAGAG GAAGAGCAGTAAACCTCATGAAGACATCATTGGCATCAGATCTCAAAACCAAGGCTCTTTGGCCCAGGGGAAAAACTTTTTAATGAGCAAATTTTCATCTCTAAATCAAAAGGTGAGACAGACTAAATCCAATGTAAATATTGGCAACCTGCGAAAGCTTGGAAACTTTACGAAACCTGAAATGAAAGTTAACTTTCTAAAACCAAACTTAAAAGTAAATCTTTGGAAATCAGATAGTAGTCTTGAAACCATGGAAAATGCAGGTGTGATGGATAATAAAGTCCAGGCAGAGTCTGATGGAGAAATGTCTTCAGATAATGACTCATACCACTCGGATGAATTCCTTACAAATTCCAAGTCTGATGAAGACAGGCAGCTAGCGAATTCTTTGGAGAATGTCGGGCCGATAGACTACGTTCTTCCTAGCTGTGGTATTATTGCGTCAGCGCCCCGACGAGGGAGTCGATCCCAGTCTATCAGCAGCACCGACATGAGCATTCATGCTCCTTCAGAGATCATTGTTGCTCATGGAAGTGAGTTTGGAAAAGGCTATGAGTCTCCTTTGAAAAAAAGTCCTTCTGCTGACAACATACACATATTGACTGGCATTGCCAAGCCTGTGGATATGTACTGCCACAGATTTGTCCAAGATGCACAAGACAAAAGGACCCAGCTATCAGAAACCAGATCTGCTTGTCAGCAGGTTAGTGAGGAAGGCAATCAAATGACCGACCAAGCTTCTAATGAAGAAACCCAATCTGAATCAATGGAACAGATACCTTCTCGACCATCTCAACTAGATGTGTCTTCTTCTGCAGCAGGCCCACAGTTTTTGTCTGTTGAACCAGTTGTATCTCAAAAGACCCCCGACTCTGGATCCAGCATGCTTGAACTTGAGACAGGGCTCCATGTAACTCCTTCTCCTtcagacagcagcagcagcagagccgTCTCTCCCTTCGCAAAGATTCGAAGTTCCATGGTCCAGGTTGCTAGCATTACCCAAGCTGGGTTAACCCAGGGGATAAATTTTGCAGTGGCAAAGGTTCAGAAGAGCCCTGCAGAACCTGAAATGGTTAATGAAGTCCAgcaaaatgaacttaaaaatatgtttacacaGTGCCAGACACGAATAATTCAGATTTAG